A part of Blastopirellula marina genomic DNA contains:
- a CDS encoding Maf family protein, whose amino-acid sequence MANSKTSLILASQSPRRQLLLREAGYDVTVVTPHPHAETPPREDELPRDSVLRIAQEKAADVAYRVENGIVLAGDTLAELNGQPLGKPRDRAHAGEILRTLRGQDHFVWSAICLWHRPIDKIKLDVDRTTVKMANLSDDQIEEYLDSGLWEGKAGAFGIQDLTGWVSIDEGSLSNVVGLPMELLERMLAAMSEDD is encoded by the coding sequence ATGGCGAATTCCAAGACTTCCCTCATTTTGGCCAGTCAGTCTCCTCGTCGACAACTCCTCTTGCGAGAGGCTGGTTACGACGTCACCGTCGTCACACCGCATCCTCACGCCGAAACGCCTCCCCGGGAAGACGAACTGCCGCGTGACTCCGTTCTAAGAATTGCCCAAGAAAAAGCGGCCGACGTCGCTTACCGGGTGGAAAATGGCATCGTCCTGGCCGGAGACACCTTGGCGGAACTCAATGGCCAACCCCTGGGCAAGCCACGCGATCGAGCCCACGCCGGCGAAATTCTGCGAACCCTGCGCGGACAAGATCATTTCGTCTGGTCGGCGATTTGCTTGTGGCACCGCCCCATTGACAAAATAAAGCTCGACGTCGATCGAACGACCGTAAAGATGGCAAACCTTTCCGACGACCAAATCGAAGAGTACCTCGACTCGGGACTATGGGAGGGCAAAGCAGGCGCATTTGGCATTCAAGATCTCACCGGGTGGGTGAGTATCGATGAAGGAAGCTTGTCGAACGTCGTTGGCCTGCCGATGGAATTATTAGAGCGAATGCTGGCGGCAATGAGCGAGGACGACTAG
- a CDS encoding RluA family pseudouridine synthase, whose amino-acid sequence MSRLEVLYEDNHLIVITKPADLPTMGVSEGETSAVTLVKDYLKQKYNKPGNVFLGVVSRLDRMVTGVLPFARTSKAAKRLNEQFRERTTDKRYRAIVTGQGSISPGKLTDWLRKDEKKHRMIASRHENAGGQKAELMVESVQEVSSGFLLDIKLLTGRKHQIRVQLSSRRLPILGDRKYGSSALFPAGIALHAAQLDINHPVSREKLSFSSPLPESWRNFI is encoded by the coding sequence TTGTCTCGCTTGGAAGTTTTGTACGAAGATAACCACCTGATCGTCATCACGAAACCGGCAGATTTGCCGACGATGGGGGTCAGCGAGGGAGAGACGAGCGCAGTTACCTTGGTGAAGGATTACCTGAAACAGAAATACAACAAGCCAGGTAACGTGTTTTTAGGGGTGGTCAGCCGTTTGGACCGAATGGTCACCGGCGTGCTGCCGTTTGCCCGCACCTCGAAAGCGGCTAAACGGCTAAACGAGCAGTTCCGGGAGCGAACCACCGACAAACGTTATCGGGCGATCGTCACGGGCCAGGGGAGTATCAGCCCCGGTAAATTGACCGATTGGCTACGTAAAGACGAAAAAAAACACCGTATGATCGCTTCCCGGCACGAAAATGCGGGTGGCCAAAAGGCCGAATTGATGGTGGAAAGTGTTCAGGAGGTTTCCTCGGGTTTTTTGCTCGATATCAAGCTGCTGACCGGTCGCAAACACCAGATTAGGGTCCAGCTTTCCAGTCGCCGCTTGCCAATACTAGGGGATCGCAAATATGGCAGTTCCGCCCTGTTCCCTGCAGGAATTGCCCTGCATGCGGCTCAGCTAGATATTAATCACCCGGTTTCCCGTGAAAAGCTATCTTTCTCGTCTCCTTTACCTGAGAGTTGGCGGAACTTTATTTAA